One Desulforhopalus sp. DNA segment encodes these proteins:
- a CDS encoding sigma-70 family RNA polymerase sigma factor, whose protein sequence is MVSQNSYDGIDKYAADLIRHNARQLVGKAGFTEDDRPDLEQELMIDLLQRMRHFNPAKAKKTTFMARIVERHISTILEARFAQCRDWRLCQTSLNEPLDNGEGDTTERIEFLDSEGSLGGGTRETRERLAHEIRMDLGQAIASLPEELRDLCVRLYDSTMAEVAREMGIPRTTLYDRLSKLRDAFREAGLEDYL, encoded by the coding sequence ATGGTTTCACAAAATTCTTACGACGGCATCGACAAGTATGCCGCCGACCTCATTCGGCACAATGCACGTCAACTCGTAGGCAAGGCCGGATTCACCGAGGACGACAGACCCGACCTCGAACAGGAACTGATGATCGATCTGCTGCAGCGGATGCGGCATTTCAATCCCGCCAAGGCCAAGAAGACCACCTTCATGGCCCGGATCGTCGAACGTCACATCTCCACCATCCTGGAGGCCCGGTTCGCCCAATGCCGGGACTGGCGGCTCTGCCAAACCTCACTCAACGAACCCCTCGACAACGGCGAAGGCGACACCACCGAGCGGATCGAGTTCCTGGACAGCGAAGGTTCTCTGGGAGGCGGCACCCGCGAGACAAGGGAGCGCCTCGCCCATGAGATCCGCATGGATCTCGGCCAGGCCATCGCCTCGCTGCCGGAAGAGCTCCGGGATCTGTGCGTGCGCCTGTACGACAGCACCATGGCCGAAGTCGCCCGGGAGATGGGCATTCCCAGAACCACCCTCTACGACCGGCTGAGCAAGCTCCGGGACGCGTTCCGCGAGGCCGGGCTCGAGGACTACCTGTGA
- a CDS encoding PD-(D/E)XK nuclease family protein, translated as MSELMTTTYSMWRLFRNCRMACKWRYIDELVPLERDPNLAFGSVIHDCLECWHGERDLAKVLDHIDRTYPNRAQDDHQQADWHLARAMMSAYAKHYPAEEFEVVALEKTFEGPIVNPATGATSRSFILAGKVDGIVRQDGQYFLLEHKTAAQIDASYLERLWTDFQIILYAWYLEQTLGITVSGIIYNVLVKARLRQGKGETEAEYEARRDELIAKSKTGKSSAKRKLPEDDETFQQRLQEKYLEPGMFHREVLYISRDQFEELRAELWELSKAMLDARRRDTFYRNTSYCFQYGRPCAYFQLCRSGGNPNVIENHFQRIAPHEELRDGAGEDAAPVF; from the coding sequence ATGAGCGAGCTGATGACCACCACCTATTCCATGTGGCGGCTGTTCCGCAACTGCCGCATGGCCTGCAAGTGGCGCTATATCGACGAGCTGGTGCCACTCGAGCGCGACCCCAATCTGGCCTTCGGCTCGGTCATTCACGACTGCCTGGAGTGCTGGCACGGCGAGCGGGATCTGGCCAAGGTCCTCGACCACATCGACCGGACCTATCCGAACAGGGCGCAGGACGACCATCAACAGGCCGACTGGCATCTCGCCCGGGCCATGATGAGCGCCTATGCGAAACACTACCCGGCCGAAGAGTTCGAGGTCGTCGCGCTCGAGAAGACCTTCGAAGGTCCCATCGTCAACCCGGCGACCGGGGCGACCTCGCGCAGTTTCATTCTCGCCGGGAAGGTGGACGGCATCGTCCGTCAGGATGGCCAGTATTTTCTGCTGGAACACAAAACCGCCGCGCAGATCGACGCCAGCTATCTGGAGCGGCTGTGGACTGATTTCCAGATCATCCTCTACGCCTGGTACCTGGAGCAGACCCTCGGCATCACGGTCAGCGGCATCATCTATAACGTCCTGGTCAAAGCCCGGCTGCGCCAGGGCAAGGGTGAAACCGAAGCTGAATACGAAGCCCGCCGAGACGAACTGATCGCCAAGTCGAAAACTGGCAAGAGCAGCGCCAAGCGCAAGCTGCCGGAGGACGACGAAACCTTCCAGCAACGACTCCAGGAGAAGTACCTCGAGCCGGGCATGTTTCATCGCGAGGTGCTCTACATCTCCCGAGACCAGTTCGAGGAACTGCGGGCGGAGCTGTGGGAACTCTCCAAGGCCATGCTCGACGCCCGTCGGCGCGACACCTTCTACCGCAACACCAGCTACTGCTTCCAGTACGGAAGACCCTGCGCCTACTTCCAGCTCTGCCGCTCGGGCGGCAACCCCAACGTCATCGAAAACCATTTCCAACGGATCGCCCCGCACGAAGAGCTGCGGGACGGAGCCGGTGAAGACGCCGCTCCGGTGTTTTGA
- a CDS encoding ATP-binding protein codes for MLPKTKSKPKHTLSDLTALVYGPSKIGKSTWCSKANDALFLATEPGLNALEVFQTPITCWDDLLQACAEIAEGKHEFKTIVVDTVDNAYKMCSDYVCKKFKIEHESDLGYGKGYALINNEFQRVINKLAFLPYGLILISHSQERDIETRTGKHTRIVPTLPEKARKLVTGLVDLILFCDLDMKTGEDGKPVWQRVMRTKPSPNYDAGDRTGRLPEVIPLDFSSFMKAFNNTAAGAAASAARPKPEPTASAAAKPQQ; via the coding sequence ATGCTTCCCAAGACCAAAAGCAAACCCAAACACACGCTCTCGGACCTCACCGCCCTGGTGTACGGCCCGAGCAAGATCGGCAAGAGCACCTGGTGCTCCAAGGCCAATGACGCACTGTTCCTGGCGACCGAGCCGGGTCTGAACGCCCTGGAGGTGTTCCAGACCCCGATCACCTGCTGGGACGACCTTCTGCAGGCCTGCGCCGAAATCGCCGAGGGCAAGCACGAGTTCAAGACCATCGTCGTCGACACGGTGGATAACGCCTACAAGATGTGCTCGGACTACGTCTGCAAGAAATTCAAGATCGAGCACGAATCCGACCTGGGCTACGGCAAGGGCTACGCGCTGATCAACAACGAGTTCCAGCGCGTCATCAACAAGCTCGCCTTCCTGCCCTATGGGTTGATCCTGATCTCCCACTCCCAGGAACGGGACATCGAGACCCGGACCGGCAAACACACCCGCATCGTGCCGACGCTGCCGGAAAAGGCGCGGAAGCTGGTTACCGGGCTGGTGGACCTGATTCTGTTCTGCGACCTGGACATGAAAACCGGCGAAGACGGCAAGCCGGTCTGGCAGCGCGTGATGCGCACCAAGCCCAGTCCCAACTACGACGCCGGTGACCGCACCGGCCGACTCCCCGAAGTCATCCCCCTCGATTTTTCGAGCTTCATGAAAGCGTTCAACAACACGGCAGCCGGAGCTGCGGCGAGTGCCGCCCGGCCGAAGCCGGAGCCGACCGCGAGTGCGGCGGCGAAACCCCAACAGTAA
- a CDS encoding DUF669 domain-containing protein — MEHYENQSSSNLDLAQFDDAFETAEVEEREFEAVPDGKYQVNVDRVELTRAQTSGNPMLKWTLRILAPTHKGRLLWRNNVMASNENIKWLKQDLYTCGLQLQKLSDLPGHLEQLLNIKLEVTKRTRGENENIYFNRRIVMADDAGAPGAAMDDMIPF, encoded by the coding sequence ATGGAACACTACGAAAACCAATCCAGCAGCAACCTCGACCTGGCGCAGTTCGACGACGCCTTTGAAACCGCCGAAGTCGAGGAACGCGAGTTCGAGGCCGTCCCCGACGGCAAGTACCAGGTCAACGTCGACCGGGTCGAACTGACCCGCGCCCAGACCTCGGGCAACCCCATGCTCAAGTGGACCCTGCGCATTCTCGCGCCGACCCACAAGGGTCGTCTGCTCTGGCGCAACAACGTCATGGCCAGCAACGAGAACATCAAGTGGCTCAAGCAGGACCTCTACACCTGCGGGCTGCAGCTCCAGAAGCTCTCCGACCTGCCGGGCCACCTCGAGCAGCTTCTCAACATCAAGCTGGAGGTGACCAAGCGCACTCGCGGTGAAAACGAGAACATCTACTTCAACCGTCGCATTGTCATGGCCGACGATGCCGGGGCTCCCGGCGCGGCGATGGACGACATGATCCCGTTCTGA
- a CDS encoding ERCC4 domain-containing protein has product MMDRITVVVDTREQEPYSFDSDKVSAVRKALPAGDYSLVGLEERVAVERKSLTDFVSTVIRGRKRFHRELEKLSAYESACVVVECNFRDLVDGRYRSDAHPHALIGTVASIVVDFGVPVYFCSDRQAACRFVEEYLTRFHRRIARCQKEMRVTRRDSGEE; this is encoded by the coding sequence ATGATGGACCGGATCACCGTTGTCGTCGACACCCGCGAACAGGAGCCCTACAGCTTCGATAGTGACAAGGTTTCGGCGGTTCGCAAGGCGCTGCCCGCCGGTGATTACTCACTGGTCGGCCTTGAGGAACGGGTGGCGGTGGAGCGCAAATCCCTGACGGATTTCGTCTCCACCGTCATCCGGGGGCGAAAGCGGTTTCACCGCGAGCTAGAAAAGCTCTCCGCCTACGAATCCGCCTGCGTGGTTGTCGAGTGCAACTTTCGCGATCTGGTCGATGGCCGCTACCGCAGCGATGCCCACCCGCATGCGCTGATCGGAACGGTCGCCTCCATCGTCGTCGACTTCGGTGTCCCCGTCTACTTCTGCTCGGACCGGCAGGCCGCCTGCCGTTTTGTCGAGGAGTACCTGACACGTTTTCACCGGAGGATCGCGAGATGCCAAAAAGAAATGAGAGTAACCCGGCGCGACTCCGGGGAAGAATAG
- a CDS encoding AAA family ATPase, with amino-acid sequence MPKRNESNPARLRGRIERVYYAGPKFSAGRLLTPTGEEVQFAGNLFARENQPVVLLGSWATHPKYGRQFKVDGMEHDLELDPEGLIHYLANHPEIKGIGPAKARLIVESFGDAFEETLLNDPERIALKARLPMDAARRLRDEWLKNRSVNTVMAWLSAFGLTHHQVTTLVERLGGNCLDILKEDPYILIREIRGFGFKKVDKIARKLGTPKDHVPRIRAGLNFCVREALDNGHCWIEYEDLVDQANLLLVMDALDSRVRIESALDALIEEQALACDSHGGRFVVALPEIVRMERELASLFGQAETPNLHFQSVKKLDALIRRCAATLNEKQLEAVRSALQYSISLISGGAGSGKSYTISVINTICEESDLEVVLAAPTGKAAKRLEEVSGRSGTTIHRLLGYDGKGFSRSKENPIDADVLVVDEFSMVDVPLAWHLFEAVDLSRTTVLLVGDHNQLPPVGPGNILRDLIQTRAIPTVILDKVVRQAGVLKENCTAVLKGEVRKTSEASVAGCRDWYLVDQFTDPMAARSFLLELFQERLDALGFDIIKDVQVLTPTHKGPLGTKELNEELQRLIQRKLWNTEVPLVAMGRRAPFLKHDKVIQTRNNYDLNVMNGAIGYVVDVLANGTLVIDFDGMPVEMEKGSPDLQDLQLAYALTIHKTQGSEFPCAVVVVHKAHSFMHHRNLLYTGVTRARRTAIVLGDHWGIQNCAKRCQVDDRRTFLPLFLDAAQHAEADFARVAEAE; translated from the coding sequence ATGCCAAAAAGAAATGAGAGTAACCCGGCGCGACTCCGGGGAAGAATAGAGCGCGTTTACTATGCCGGACCCAAGTTCTCCGCAGGCCGACTGCTCACCCCGACCGGTGAGGAAGTCCAGTTCGCGGGCAATTTGTTCGCCCGGGAAAATCAGCCTGTGGTCCTGCTCGGGTCGTGGGCCACCCATCCCAAATACGGCCGTCAGTTCAAGGTCGACGGGATGGAGCACGACCTCGAACTCGATCCGGAGGGGCTGATCCACTATCTGGCCAACCATCCGGAGATCAAGGGCATTGGTCCGGCCAAGGCCAGATTGATCGTCGAGAGTTTCGGCGACGCTTTTGAAGAAACCCTTCTGAATGACCCCGAGCGCATTGCGCTCAAAGCCCGGCTACCCATGGACGCGGCCCGGCGGCTGCGTGACGAATGGTTGAAGAACCGTAGCGTCAACACCGTCATGGCCTGGCTGTCGGCATTCGGCCTGACCCATCATCAGGTCACCACCCTGGTCGAAAGGCTTGGCGGCAACTGCCTCGATATCCTGAAGGAAGACCCGTACATCCTCATTAGGGAGATCCGGGGATTCGGCTTCAAGAAGGTCGACAAGATTGCCCGCAAGCTGGGCACACCCAAGGACCACGTTCCCCGTATCCGGGCCGGGTTGAATTTCTGCGTCCGTGAAGCTCTGGACAATGGCCACTGCTGGATCGAATACGAGGATCTGGTCGACCAGGCCAATCTGCTGTTGGTCATGGATGCCCTGGACAGCCGGGTTCGTATCGAGAGCGCCCTCGACGCGCTCATCGAAGAACAGGCGCTTGCCTGCGATTCCCACGGCGGTCGTTTCGTGGTCGCTCTGCCGGAGATCGTCCGCATGGAGCGGGAGTTGGCCTCGCTGTTCGGCCAGGCCGAAACACCCAACCTGCATTTCCAGTCCGTCAAGAAACTCGATGCCCTGATTCGGCGCTGCGCGGCGACGCTGAACGAGAAGCAGCTTGAAGCGGTGCGCTCGGCCCTCCAATACAGCATCAGCCTGATTTCGGGTGGAGCCGGTTCGGGGAAGAGCTACACCATTTCAGTCATCAACACCATCTGCGAGGAGAGCGATCTGGAGGTCGTGCTCGCCGCGCCGACCGGCAAGGCCGCCAAACGCCTGGAGGAAGTCAGCGGCCGTAGCGGCACCACCATCCACCGCCTGCTCGGCTATGACGGCAAGGGTTTCTCGCGCAGCAAGGAGAACCCCATCGATGCCGACGTCCTGGTGGTCGACGAGTTTTCGATGGTCGACGTGCCGCTGGCCTGGCACCTGTTCGAGGCGGTCGATTTGTCGCGGACCACGGTGCTGCTGGTCGGGGACCACAACCAGCTTCCGCCGGTGGGACCCGGAAACATACTGCGCGATCTGATCCAGACACGCGCCATCCCCACGGTCATCCTCGACAAGGTCGTGCGCCAGGCTGGCGTCCTCAAGGAGAACTGCACCGCCGTTCTCAAGGGCGAGGTGCGCAAGACCAGCGAGGCGTCGGTGGCCGGATGCCGGGATTGGTACCTGGTGGATCAGTTCACCGATCCGATGGCTGCACGCTCGTTCCTGCTGGAGCTGTTTCAGGAGCGGCTCGACGCCCTGGGTTTCGACATCATCAAGGACGTGCAGGTGCTGACGCCGACCCACAAGGGGCCGCTCGGCACCAAGGAATTGAACGAGGAACTGCAGCGGCTCATCCAGCGAAAACTCTGGAACACCGAAGTACCGCTGGTCGCCATGGGCCGCCGCGCCCCGTTTCTCAAGCACGACAAGGTCATCCAGACCCGGAACAACTACGACCTGAACGTGATGAACGGTGCCATCGGCTATGTGGTCGATGTCCTCGCGAACGGCACCCTGGTCATCGACTTCGACGGCATGCCCGTGGAGATGGAAAAGGGTTCGCCCGACCTTCAGGACCTGCAGCTCGCCTATGCGCTCACCATCCACAAAACCCAGGGGTCCGAATTCCCCTGCGCCGTGGTGGTGGTCCACAAGGCGCATTCCTTCATGCACCACCGCAATCTGCTCTACACCGGGGTGACCCGCGCCCGGCGCACCGCCATTGTCCTGGGCGACCATTGGGGCATCCAGAATTGCGCCAAGCGTTGCCAGGTGGATGACCGTCGGACCTTTCTGCCCCTGTTTCTGGACGCCGCCCAGCACGCGGAGGCCGATTTCGCCCGTGTCGCGGAGGCCGAATGA
- a CDS encoding CHC2 zinc finger domain-containing protein, whose product MGGTDNVREYYRHVTEMDIGDVARELLPGRITQETGQRLMCDCPNHQSQSRLSLHVMLDKQGWYCFGCGVGGDVLQLVEFIQTGSVTAGQSGPMPDSHRQARDYLAKKAGLPPLSRYGLSQERLAQTEADRAFELRVKDALTSLARLYHARLKESPEVLDWLKSKYALSEETIDDLLIGYADNASGAVAQLTGGEDGFSKRELAATGAFRPTSQDGLTPFFERRIVFPYWSRGRVVFMIGRKTPWTPDVGWEQGKYKKLPVHDEHQRPYVADFINNALLFNEDCLLARPGKVIITEGVTDCLALMQLGLPTVSPVTVRIRAADWERLIPKLRGVETVYICQDNELSQAGLKGALQTARTLAEHKIDTRLVTLPLSETQLSARQELTERFGLTASVGPKELAKLLAGRPAEEIQAAEALLATAKIDVNDYIAAGHTREDFERLLAEASTPIEFGVRSLPEGAEEEERNRLLEPILGEISEQSPLEQARLLKLVQERIGGGVSMATLKEQIRAIQKDRKVEFRNEKKKAKRMSGAMPGSCRARVDEVLIDTELENGAPDYTLAAEAAYDWFTANGAQFFHTLQGEPFMYFDNAIYWMDSPDRGRKRHYAAMLYKHTGMVPTSNGGRTFFEVLPSLAMIRGQVRDQFSWLHTDVASYTVYFNLNNPEHEIAKITPDKIQIMKNGGNEDGIILDGSRKMKPLKFLPDADLEEADRLLVDLLVGNMTCPQGDRFLILSWLSCFLLIDFAGTRPMTRFEGSAGSGKTTASKITSTLLYGEPQHKKATDAANYTDGSQNPLIVLDNIEVKQMTEDLTTFMLTSITGIAKEKRKSGTDSETITERTKCLLNTTGIEPLCGELSEILSRSFVINFDLANQASDCFLESEVISAIQQNRDLIISAIMKRTSHVLAMIRDGAQKQVMRLLHRTMPTHGKRRCNDYLSLMYLMMLAGSEEHEVTTGLEDLSPLFIEQIHSINDTSQEMARESNPIATALASLFHAYQNAVELDEKARYGEDDRANHVVGFIERYQVRFENENTMEPVSAGRLLAALRRVGREFNLEFEYKKPAQLGRRISNDLDVIRDAGFDIDRQRNAHTKNFEYRICHKSR is encoded by the coding sequence ATGGGCGGAACGGATAACGTCAGGGAGTATTACCGGCACGTCACCGAGATGGACATCGGTGACGTGGCCCGGGAACTCCTGCCGGGACGGATCACCCAGGAGACCGGCCAGCGCTTGATGTGCGACTGCCCCAACCATCAGAGCCAGTCGCGTCTGTCGCTGCACGTGATGCTCGACAAGCAGGGCTGGTACTGCTTCGGCTGCGGAGTCGGCGGTGATGTGCTGCAGCTCGTTGAGTTCATTCAGACGGGCTCGGTCACCGCCGGGCAATCCGGTCCGATGCCGGACAGCCACCGTCAGGCCCGGGACTATCTCGCCAAGAAGGCGGGCTTGCCGCCGCTGTCGCGCTATGGCCTCAGCCAGGAGCGTCTCGCCCAGACGGAGGCCGACCGCGCCTTCGAACTGCGGGTCAAGGACGCGCTGACCTCGCTGGCCAGGCTTTACCACGCCAGACTCAAAGAGTCGCCGGAGGTCCTCGACTGGCTGAAATCCAAATACGCCCTGAGCGAGGAGACCATCGACGATCTCCTGATCGGCTACGCGGACAACGCGTCCGGCGCGGTCGCCCAACTGACCGGGGGTGAGGACGGTTTCTCCAAGCGGGAGCTCGCCGCCACCGGCGCTTTCCGTCCCACCAGCCAGGACGGCCTGACGCCATTTTTCGAGCGCCGGATCGTCTTTCCCTACTGGAGCCGTGGCCGGGTGGTGTTCATGATCGGCCGCAAGACGCCGTGGACCCCGGACGTTGGCTGGGAGCAAGGGAAATACAAGAAACTGCCGGTTCACGACGAACACCAACGGCCTTACGTCGCCGACTTCATCAACAACGCGCTGCTGTTCAACGAGGACTGCCTGCTGGCGAGGCCCGGCAAGGTGATCATCACCGAGGGGGTGACCGATTGCTTGGCGCTGATGCAACTGGGCCTGCCCACCGTATCTCCGGTCACCGTCCGCATCCGGGCCGCCGATTGGGAGCGCCTGATCCCCAAGCTGCGCGGCGTCGAAACTGTCTACATCTGCCAGGACAACGAACTCTCCCAGGCCGGTCTCAAAGGGGCGCTGCAAACCGCTCGCACCCTGGCCGAACACAAAATCGACACCCGCCTGGTGACGCTGCCCTTGTCGGAGACACAGCTCTCGGCCCGGCAGGAGCTGACCGAACGCTTCGGCCTGACGGCAAGCGTGGGGCCGAAGGAGCTGGCCAAGCTGCTGGCGGGACGGCCCGCCGAGGAAATCCAAGCGGCCGAGGCGCTTCTCGCCACCGCAAAGATCGACGTCAACGATTACATTGCCGCCGGGCATACCCGGGAGGATTTCGAACGCCTGCTCGCCGAGGCCAGCACGCCCATCGAGTTCGGCGTGCGCTCGCTGCCCGAGGGCGCTGAAGAGGAGGAACGCAACCGCCTGCTCGAACCGATCCTGGGGGAGATTTCCGAGCAGTCGCCGCTGGAACAGGCCCGCCTGCTGAAGCTGGTGCAGGAGCGCATCGGCGGTGGCGTTTCGATGGCCACCCTGAAGGAACAGATCCGCGCCATCCAGAAGGACCGCAAGGTCGAGTTCCGGAACGAAAAGAAAAAGGCCAAGCGGATGTCCGGCGCGATGCCCGGATCATGCCGCGCCCGGGTCGACGAGGTGCTGATCGACACGGAACTGGAGAACGGCGCTCCCGACTACACCCTGGCCGCCGAGGCGGCCTACGACTGGTTCACCGCCAACGGTGCCCAGTTCTTTCACACCCTGCAGGGCGAGCCGTTCATGTATTTCGATAACGCCATCTACTGGATGGATTCGCCGGATCGGGGTCGCAAGCGCCATTACGCGGCCATGCTCTACAAGCATACGGGCATGGTGCCGACCTCCAACGGCGGACGGACTTTTTTCGAGGTGTTGCCCAGCCTGGCGATGATCCGTGGCCAGGTGCGCGACCAATTTTCCTGGCTGCACACCGATGTGGCCTCCTACACCGTCTATTTCAACCTGAACAATCCGGAGCACGAGATCGCCAAGATCACCCCGGACAAGATTCAGATCATGAAGAACGGCGGCAACGAGGACGGCATCATCCTGGACGGCTCGCGCAAGATGAAGCCGCTGAAATTCCTGCCCGACGCCGACCTCGAAGAGGCGGACCGGCTCCTGGTCGATCTGCTCGTGGGCAACATGACCTGCCCGCAGGGGGATCGCTTTCTCATCCTTTCCTGGCTCTCCTGCTTCCTGCTGATCGATTTTGCCGGGACGCGGCCCATGACCCGCTTCGAGGGTTCGGCCGGATCGGGCAAGACCACCGCCAGCAAGATCACGTCGACGCTGCTTTACGGCGAGCCCCAGCACAAGAAGGCCACCGACGCGGCGAACTACACCGATGGCTCGCAGAACCCGCTCATCGTCCTCGACAACATCGAGGTCAAGCAGATGACCGAGGATCTGACCACCTTCATGCTGACCAGCATCACCGGCATCGCCAAGGAGAAGCGCAAGAGCGGCACCGACAGCGAGACCATCACCGAGCGGACCAAATGCCTGCTGAACACCACCGGCATCGAGCCGCTGTGCGGGGAGCTTTCGGAGATACTGTCAAGGTCCTTCGTCATCAACTTCGACCTCGCCAACCAGGCCAGCGACTGCTTTCTGGAGTCGGAGGTCATCTCCGCCATCCAGCAGAACCGGGATCTGATCATTTCGGCCATCATGAAGCGAACCAGCCATGTGCTGGCAATGATCCGGGACGGAGCCCAGAAACAGGTCATGCGCCTGCTGCACCGAACCATGCCGACCCATGGCAAACGCCGGTGCAACGATTATCTGAGCCTGATGTACCTGATGATGCTGGCCGGGTCCGAGGAACACGAGGTGACCACCGGACTCGAGGATCTGAGCCCGCTGTTCATCGAGCAGATCCATTCCATCAACGACACCAGCCAGGAGATGGCGCGGGAGTCGAACCCCATCGCAACGGCGCTGGCGTCGCTCTTCCACGCTTATCAGAACGCGGTGGAGCTGGATGAGAAGGCCCGCTACGGCGAGGACGACCGGGCAAACCATGTGGTGGGGTTCATCGAACGCTACCAGGTGAGGTTCGAGAACGAGAACACCATGGAACCGGTGTCGGCGGGAAGACTGCTCGCTGCGCTGCGCAGGGTCGGCCGGGAATTCAACCTCGAGTTCGAATACAAGAAGCCCGCTCAGCTCGGTCGGCGCATCAGCAACGACCTGGACGTCATCCGGGACGCCGGGTTCGACATCGACCGGCAGCGCAACGCCCACACCAAGAACTTCGAGTACCGGATCTGCCACAAGAGCAGGTAA
- a CDS encoding ATP-binding cassette domain-containing protein: protein MSISFQNVTFSYDSAISSLLEDITVHLAEGWTGIVGPNGAGKTTFLQLAAGHLQVQQGTIKRSGHIVFCPQRTDDVPAQLSLLISTVEAEACVLRGKLRIGDDWVSRWQTLSHGERKRAQIAVALWQQPDVLLLDEPTNHIDITARELLIEALTSFRGIGLLVSHDRDLLDLLCQQCIFLDPPQAIIQPGNYTKAAADVKREESSLQDRRHSLQQNLERLKDESKRRCAKASRANKKKSKRHLARGDSDGRAKIDLARVSGQDGHAGRLAKQLKGRIKHGQEQISEIKIKKRYATHFWIDGSVSPRRILFTIPADIIALDESRKLHIPEISMLRDDRIAITGANGMGKTTFIRHILNHIDIPNEHLVYLPQEIDMMKTRKIMADVNHLSHEQLGKIMTVVSALGSRPERLLHNLDISPGELRKVLLALGIIRQPHLIVMDEPTNHLDLPAIECLENALRDCPCGLLLISHDLHFLQQVTSKRWHLGQHETNVMISIDNRKTTD from the coding sequence ATGTCAATATCTTTTCAAAACGTTACCTTTTCTTATGATAGTGCAATATCCTCATTGCTTGAGGATATCACAGTTCATCTTGCGGAAGGATGGACAGGAATCGTAGGGCCAAACGGTGCAGGGAAAACGACTTTTCTGCAACTTGCGGCAGGACATCTACAGGTACAGCAAGGGACTATCAAACGGTCCGGACATATAGTTTTCTGCCCGCAGCGCACTGACGATGTTCCGGCACAGCTATCACTTTTGATTTCTACGGTTGAAGCAGAGGCATGCGTACTGCGTGGAAAGCTAAGGATTGGCGATGATTGGGTAAGTCGCTGGCAGACACTAAGTCATGGCGAGCGTAAGCGTGCTCAAATTGCTGTCGCTCTCTGGCAACAACCGGATGTCCTTCTTCTTGATGAACCGACCAATCATATTGATATTACGGCCCGTGAGCTGCTTATAGAAGCGCTTACATCATTTCGTGGTATTGGTCTGCTGGTTAGCCATGACCGAGATTTGCTTGACCTTCTTTGCCAGCAATGTATTTTTCTCGACCCCCCTCAAGCCATAATACAACCTGGCAATTATACGAAAGCTGCCGCAGATGTTAAACGGGAAGAATCAAGTTTGCAGGATAGACGTCATAGTTTGCAACAAAACCTGGAACGATTAAAGGACGAGTCGAAACGTCGCTGCGCTAAAGCCTCACGCGCCAACAAAAAGAAATCGAAACGTCATTTGGCACGTGGTGACAGCGATGGGCGTGCCAAAATCGACCTGGCTCGTGTTTCAGGACAGGATGGTCATGCCGGGCGTCTTGCTAAGCAATTAAAAGGTCGTATAAAGCATGGGCAGGAACAAATTTCTGAGATAAAAATCAAGAAACGCTATGCAACTCATTTCTGGATCGATGGTTCCGTCTCTCCACGTCGAATCCTCTTTACTATTCCTGCTGACATAATCGCTCTCGATGAATCAAGAAAATTGCATATACCAGAGATTTCAATGCTACGTGACGATCGTATTGCTATTACTGGAGCAAATGGAATGGGAAAGACAACTTTTATTCGACATATTCTTAACCACATAGATATTCCTAATGAGCATTTGGTATATTTACCGCAAGAGATTGACATGATGAAAACCCGAAAAATCATGGCAGATGTAAATCACCTTTCCCATGAACAACTTGGTAAAATCATGACAGTGGTGAGTGCTCTTGGGTCACGCCCTGAACGACTGTTACATAACCTTGATATCAGCCCAGGTGAATTGCGCAAGGTGCTATTGGCGCTTGGAATTATTCGTCAGCCGCATTTAATTGTTATGGATGAACCGACAAATCATCTCGATCTTCCAGCAATCGAGTGCTTAGAGAATGCCCTGAGAGATTGCCCCTGTGGCCTGTTGCTGATCAGCCATGATTTGCATTTCCTCCAACAGGTCACTAGTAAACGGTGGCACCTGGGTCAACATGAAACGAACGTTATGATTTCTATAGATAATCGAAAGACAACGGATTGA